A DNA window from Acidihalobacter prosperus contains the following coding sequences:
- the lptA gene encoding lipopolysaccharide transport periplasmic protein LptA: protein MPWRLLFLAALLPAAAVAAPPVARDAPVHISADRFHFDQKTGVGIYTGHVRVTQNTLTIDGDRLTVVAPPKGPVERLTMDGNPATFSDVTPKGKPVKGHAAHMLYLPDSRQIQLQGQAELSQERNTFSSTHIVYDTKNGVVTAGAPGHRVEATLVPDQGTTGKSAP from the coding sequence GTGCCATGGCGCCTGCTGTTTCTAGCCGCGCTGCTGCCGGCCGCTGCCGTGGCCGCGCCGCCGGTGGCACGCGATGCGCCCGTGCATATCAGCGCAGACCGATTTCATTTCGACCAGAAGACCGGTGTCGGCATCTACACCGGGCACGTCCGCGTCACCCAGAACACCCTCACCATCGACGGCGACCGACTGACCGTGGTGGCGCCGCCCAAGGGACCGGTCGAACGCCTGACCATGGACGGCAACCCGGCCACCTTCAGCGACGTCACCCCCAAGGGCAAACCGGTCAAGGGACACGCGGCGCACATGCTCTACCTGCCGGACAGCCGGCAGATACAACTGCAGGGACAGGCCGAACTGAGCCAGGAGCGCAACACCTTCAGCAGCACGCATATCGTCTACGACACGAAAAATGGCGTCGTCACCGCCGGTGCGCCTGGGCATCGCGTCGAGGCCACGCTGGTGCCCGATCAGGGCACGACGGGAAAATCCGCGCCATGA
- a CDS encoding KpsF/GutQ family sugar-phosphate isomerase, translating to MSLDDQQLITLGLAVIRTESEAVAALAERIDDTFVRACHHLHACEGRIVVLGMGKSGHIGGKIAATLASTGTPAFFVHPGEASHGDLGMITPRDVVLALSNSGETDEILTILPLIRRLGVPLIALTGRPESSLAREATVHIDISVAREACPLGLAPTSSTTATLAMGDALAIALLEARGFTAEDFARSHPGGRLGRRLLLHVADVMRRGDDVPAVTPDTILSDALLEITRKGLGMTAVVFENKVVGVYTDGDLRRTLDSALDIHATPIERVMTRDCKTARPDMLAAAVVKLMEDHRIQALPVVDEQSRLVGALNMHDLMRAGVV from the coding sequence ATGTCTCTTGACGACCAACAGCTCATCACCCTCGGCCTGGCCGTGATCCGCACCGAAAGCGAGGCAGTCGCCGCGCTGGCGGAGCGTATCGACGACACCTTCGTGCGCGCCTGCCATCACTTGCATGCCTGCGAAGGACGCATCGTCGTCCTCGGCATGGGCAAGTCCGGGCACATCGGCGGCAAGATCGCGGCAACCCTGGCCAGCACCGGCACGCCGGCCTTTTTCGTCCACCCCGGCGAGGCCAGTCACGGCGATCTCGGCATGATCACGCCACGCGACGTGGTACTCGCGCTGTCGAATTCTGGCGAAACCGATGAAATCCTGACCATCCTCCCGCTTATCCGCCGCCTCGGCGTACCGCTGATCGCGCTCACCGGACGCCCGGAATCCAGTCTCGCGCGCGAGGCCACGGTACATATCGACATCAGCGTCGCCCGCGAGGCCTGCCCGCTCGGGCTCGCGCCGACTTCGAGCACCACGGCGACGCTCGCCATGGGCGATGCACTGGCGATCGCACTGCTCGAGGCGCGCGGCTTCACCGCCGAGGACTTCGCCCGCTCGCACCCGGGTGGCCGCCTCGGCCGCCGTCTGTTGCTGCACGTGGCCGACGTGATGCGGCGCGGCGACGACGTACCCGCCGTCACGCCCGACACCATACTCAGCGACGCCCTGCTCGAAATTACCCGCAAAGGACTCGGCATGACCGCGGTGGTATTCGAAAACAAGGTCGTCGGGGTCTACACCGACGGCGACCTGCGCCGCACGCTCGACAGCGCGCTCGACATCCATGCCACGCCGATCGAACGCGTGATGACGCGCGACTGCAAGACTGCGCGCCCCGACATGCTGGCAGCCGCGGTGGTCAAGCTGATGGAGGACCACCGTATCCAGGCGCTGCCGGTCGTCGACGAGCAGTCCCGACTGGTCGGCGCGCTGAACATGCATGACCTGATGCGTGCGGGCGTGGTGTGA
- a CDS encoding HPr family phosphocarrier protein: MAKTEVTIVNRLGLHARAAARLVGLASRFDAHIELERNGRRVNGKSIMGVMMLAAAQGSTLTLHADGTDAEQALAELSTLIADRFGEES; the protein is encoded by the coding sequence ATGGCAAAGACTGAGGTCACCATCGTCAACCGGCTCGGGCTGCACGCGCGCGCCGCGGCGCGCCTGGTCGGGCTGGCCAGCCGCTTCGATGCCCACATCGAACTCGAGCGCAACGGGCGCCGCGTGAACGGCAAGAGCATCATGGGGGTCATGATGCTTGCCGCCGCCCAAGGCAGCACGCTGACACTGCACGCCGACGGTACCGACGCCGAACAGGCGCTGGCCGAACTGAGTACGCTGATCGCCGACCGTTTCGGGGAAGAAAGCTGA
- the rapZ gene encoding RNase adapter RapZ → MRLIIISGLSGSGKTVALHALEDEGLYCIDNLHLGLLPAFVENLLSPKVKLYDEAAVGIDARSGIEELRRFKDILEDIRTRGVQLEIIYLQAEIDTLLKRFSETRRKHPLSRKGLPLIEAIHLERSLLAVIAEHADLTIDTTRSNVHQLSAQIRERIGRSHVGSLSLQFQSFGFKHGVPGDSDFIFDVRCLPNPHWEPRLRNQTGLDPSVQHYLASHPMVEDMYHDIRQFLQTWIPRFEAENRSYLTVSIGCTGGQHRSVYLVQRLGDAFRDERGTEITIRHRELG, encoded by the coding sequence GTGAGACTGATCATCATCAGCGGCCTTTCGGGCTCCGGCAAGACCGTCGCCCTGCACGCCCTAGAAGACGAGGGATTGTATTGCATCGACAACCTGCACCTCGGCCTGCTGCCTGCCTTCGTCGAAAACCTGCTCAGCCCCAAGGTCAAGCTTTACGACGAAGCCGCCGTCGGCATCGATGCCCGCAGCGGCATCGAGGAGCTACGCCGCTTCAAGGACATTCTCGAGGACATCCGCACGCGCGGCGTGCAACTCGAAATCATCTATCTGCAGGCCGAGATCGACACGCTGCTCAAGCGCTTCAGCGAAACCCGCCGCAAACACCCGCTGTCGCGCAAGGGCCTGCCGCTGATCGAGGCGATACACCTGGAACGTTCGCTGCTCGCGGTGATCGCCGAACATGCCGATCTGACCATCGACACCACCCGCAGCAACGTCCATCAACTCAGCGCCCAGATTCGCGAACGCATCGGACGCAGCCACGTCGGCTCACTGTCGCTGCAATTCCAGTCGTTCGGCTTCAAGCACGGCGTGCCGGGTGACTCCGATTTCATTTTCGACGTCCGCTGCCTGCCCAATCCGCACTGGGAACCGCGGCTGCGCAACCAGACCGGACTCGACCCATCGGTGCAGCACTATCTGGCCTCGCACCCGATGGTCGAGGATATGTACCATGATATCCGCCAGTTCCTGCAGACCTGGATTCCGCGCTTCGAGGCGGAAAACCGCAGTTATCTGACCGTGTCGATCGGCTGCACGGGCGGGCAACACCGCTCGGTCTACCTCGTGCAGCGGCTCGGAGACGCCTTCCGCGACGAACGCGGTACCGAAATCACCATCCGTCACCGGGAGCTGGGTTGA
- a CDS encoding calcium/sodium antiporter produces the protein MLLAVIAIIAGFALLIWSADRFVLGAAALARNLGVPPLVIGLTIVGMGTSAPELLVSALAAWDGNAGLGIGNAIGSNITNIGLVLGVTALIAPLTVNSKLLKRELPLLLAIMLIGYALLADGRLARPEGGALLLGLAALLFWMVWSARRAQPDDALAEEILEDQPPPMSTQAALGWFALGLAVLLGGAKLLVWGAVAVAHALGVSDLVIGLTVVAIGTSLPELATTVLSARRGEPDIALGNVVGSNLFNILGVLGLPGLIAPGPVPHEVLSRDYPLMLFLTALLFLFAFGRQPRRINRAEGGVLLGVFIGYECWLYWTA, from the coding sequence GTGCTGCTCGCCGTCATCGCCATCATCGCCGGTTTCGCACTGCTGATCTGGAGCGCGGACCGCTTCGTGCTCGGCGCGGCGGCTCTGGCCCGCAACCTCGGCGTACCGCCGCTGGTGATCGGCCTGACCATCGTCGGCATGGGCACCTCGGCACCCGAGCTGCTGGTCTCCGCGCTCGCGGCCTGGGACGGCAATGCCGGTCTCGGCATCGGCAATGCCATCGGCTCGAACATCACCAACATCGGCCTGGTGCTCGGCGTCACGGCGCTGATTGCCCCGCTGACCGTGAATTCGAAACTGCTCAAGCGCGAACTGCCGTTGCTGCTCGCGATCATGCTCATCGGCTACGCACTGCTGGCCGACGGCCGGCTCGCGCGGCCGGAAGGCGGCGCCCTGCTGCTCGGCCTGGCAGCCTTGCTGTTCTGGATGGTCTGGTCCGCACGCCGCGCACAGCCCGACGACGCCCTCGCCGAGGAAATCCTCGAAGACCAGCCGCCGCCGATGAGCACGCAGGCCGCACTCGGCTGGTTCGCCCTCGGGCTGGCCGTACTGCTCGGCGGCGCCAAGCTGCTGGTTTGGGGCGCCGTGGCCGTGGCCCATGCGCTCGGCGTCAGCGATCTCGTGATCGGCCTGACCGTGGTCGCCATCGGCACCAGCCTGCCGGAACTGGCCACCACGGTGCTCAGCGCGCGACGCGGCGAGCCGGACATCGCCCTGGGCAACGTCGTCGGCTCCAATCTGTTCAACATCCTCGGCGTGCTCGGACTGCCCGGCCTGATCGCGCCCGGCCCCGTGCCGCACGAAGTGCTCAGCCGCGACTATCCGCTGATGCTGTTCCTGACCGCCCTCCTCTTCCTGTTCGCCTTCGGCCGCCAGCCCAGACGCATCAACCGCGCCGAGGGCGGCGTGCTGCTCGGGGTCTTCATCGGCTACGAATGCTGGCTATACTGGACCGCCTGA
- a CDS encoding NAD-dependent epimerase/dehydratase family protein → MRIVVTGSAGRLGRVLVPRLLASGLADEVTGIDRAPAAYADTRYRHHRLDVRDPRSAALLEGADALAHLAFVLMGGGLGRRRHDREVVRGINVEGSCRVFEAAARAGVRQLVFVSSAAVYGAWPDNPPRLTETAPLRAMPGFAYAEDKIAVERWLDDFSSAHPDLTVTRLRPHAIVGAQAHPLLNLVLKQPLYPAARPVPLTQCIWEQDVARAMILALRQRTPGIFNLAADPPMSLRDMLGLVRRWRLPVTPSLLAATHRLAWRLTPAAGEPGWVQGLRHPLVLDTRQAQRTLRFTPLLDVAECVRRAARGWPDDA, encoded by the coding sequence ATGCGGATCGTGGTCACCGGCAGCGCAGGCCGCCTCGGCCGTGTGCTCGTGCCCCGCCTGCTGGCCTCTGGCCTGGCCGACGAGGTAACCGGCATCGACCGCGCACCCGCAGCCTATGCCGACACCCGCTACCGTCACCATCGACTCGACGTGCGCGACCCTCGATCCGCGGCCCTGCTCGAAGGCGCGGATGCGCTGGCGCATCTCGCCTTCGTGCTCATGGGCGGCGGTCTCGGCCGTCGTCGGCACGACCGCGAAGTCGTCCGCGGCATCAACGTCGAGGGCAGTTGCCGCGTGTTCGAAGCCGCCGCACGCGCCGGTGTCCGACAGCTCGTCTTCGTCTCCAGCGCCGCCGTGTATGGCGCGTGGCCGGACAATCCACCCCGACTGACGGAAACCGCGCCGCTGCGCGCCATGCCCGGTTTCGCCTATGCCGAAGACAAGATCGCGGTCGAGCGCTGGCTGGACGATTTCTCCTCCGCCCACCCGGACCTGACCGTGACCCGATTGCGGCCGCATGCCATCGTTGGCGCCCAGGCGCATCCGCTGCTCAACCTCGTGCTGAAGCAACCTCTTTATCCCGCCGCGCGCCCGGTGCCGCTCACGCAATGCATCTGGGAACAGGACGTCGCCCGCGCCATGATCCTGGCGCTGCGGCAACGGACGCCGGGCATCTTCAATCTTGCCGCCGACCCGCCGATGAGCCTGCGCGACATGCTCGGACTGGTACGCCGCTGGCGCCTGCCGGTCACGCCCTCATTGCTCGCCGCCACGCACCGCCTGGCCTGGCGGCTGACCCCGGCAGCGGGCGAGCCCGGCTGGGTGCAGGGTCTGCGCCATCCGCTCGTGCTCGACACCCGACAGGCTCAGCGAACGCTGAGGTTCACGCCCCTGCTCGATGTGGCCGAGTGCGTGCGCCGTGCGGCACGAGGCTGGCCGGACGACGCATGA
- a CDS encoding RNA polymerase factor sigma-54 → MIKPSIQLRLGQSLAMTPQLQQAIRLLQYSTLELQTHIQEVLETNPMLEIDEDGGRGEGADGEPINGEARESSAEDSPSQDTIPDELPVDSAWDDIYEPPSAAGSAPSEGDDRDPYESQSGDGESLADHLLWQVHLATMNEQDRLIAMTLIDAIGNDGYLQEDLENIRASLADQLQTELEIEDVEAVLHLVQRLDPPGCGARNLSECLDIQLSEMPRDTPRLASARHLVQSHIDLLGNHDFKALMRHLDLDETELQETIALIQSLNPRPGAQISNSRPEYIVPDVTVRKQGQRWRVELNSEVAPRLRVNSTYASMVRRADSSVDNTYMKNQLQEARWFIKSLQSRNETLLRVATAIVEQQRGFLEYGEEAMKPLVLRDIAEQVEMHESTISRVTTQKYMYTPRGIFEFKYFFSSHVGTADGGECSAVAIRAMIRKLIEGEPGDKPLSDSKIADLLGEKGIQVARRTVAKYREGMNIPSSSDRKRLN, encoded by the coding sequence ATGATCAAGCCATCCATTCAACTCAGGCTGGGGCAATCCCTGGCGATGACTCCCCAGCTGCAGCAGGCGATACGTCTGCTGCAGTACTCGACGCTCGAGCTGCAGACGCACATCCAGGAAGTGCTCGAGACCAACCCCATGCTCGAAATCGACGAGGACGGCGGCCGGGGCGAAGGCGCGGACGGCGAACCGATCAACGGCGAAGCCCGCGAAAGCAGCGCCGAGGACAGTCCGTCGCAGGACACGATTCCGGACGAGCTGCCCGTCGACAGCGCCTGGGACGACATCTACGAACCGCCCTCCGCGGCCGGCTCCGCACCCTCCGAAGGCGACGACCGCGACCCCTATGAGTCGCAGAGCGGAGACGGCGAATCGCTTGCGGACCATCTGCTCTGGCAGGTCCACCTCGCCACCATGAACGAGCAGGACCGCCTGATCGCCATGACCCTGATCGACGCGATCGGCAACGACGGCTATCTTCAGGAAGACCTGGAAAACATCCGCGCCTCGCTCGCGGATCAACTGCAGACCGAACTCGAGATCGAGGACGTCGAAGCCGTACTGCATCTCGTACAACGGCTCGATCCGCCCGGCTGCGGTGCGCGCAACCTGTCCGAGTGCCTTGACATACAGCTCTCGGAGATGCCGAGGGACACCCCCCGGCTGGCATCGGCGCGGCATCTTGTGCAATCGCACATCGACCTGCTCGGCAACCACGATTTCAAGGCACTGATGCGTCACCTGGATCTGGACGAGACCGAGCTGCAGGAAACCATCGCACTGATCCAGTCGCTCAACCCCCGCCCTGGCGCGCAGATCAGCAACAGCCGCCCCGAGTACATCGTCCCCGACGTGACCGTGCGCAAACAGGGGCAGCGCTGGCGCGTGGAGCTCAACTCGGAGGTGGCGCCGCGCCTGCGCGTGAATTCGACCTACGCCTCGATGGTCCGGCGCGCGGACAGCAGCGTGGACAACACCTACATGAAGAATCAGCTGCAGGAGGCCCGCTGGTTCATCAAGAGCCTGCAAAGCCGCAACGAAACCCTGTTGCGCGTCGCCACCGCCATCGTCGAGCAACAGCGAGGCTTTCTGGAATACGGCGAGGAGGCCATGAAACCGCTGGTGCTGCGCGACATCGCCGAACAGGTCGAGATGCACGAATCGACCATCTCCCGCGTCACCACCCAGAAATACATGTATACCCCCCGCGGCATCTTCGAATTCAAGTACTTCTTCTCCAGCCATGTCGGCACGGCCGACGGCGGCGAGTGCTCGGCCGTCGCCATACGCGCGATGATCCGCAAGCTGATCGAGGGCGAACCCGGTGACAAGCCCCTGTCGGACAGCAAGATCGCCGACCTGCTCGGCGAAAAGGGCATCCAGGTGGCGCGCCGCACCGTGGCCAAGTACCGCGAGGGCATGAACATCCCGTCCTCCAGCGATCGCAAGCGCCTCAACTAG
- a CDS encoding PTS sugar transporter subunit IIA — MSVGILLITHNRLGADLMETARGMLRETPLSVANLAVSPVSDPDEILKRARELCDRLDTGNGVLVLTDMFGSTPSNIACRLCNDAHQVRILAGVNLPMLIRIFNYPALDLDALMDKALSGGHDGVLNCQEVSRHGKD; from the coding sequence ATGTCCGTGGGAATCCTGCTCATCACGCACAACCGACTGGGTGCCGACCTGATGGAAACGGCCCGCGGCATGTTGCGCGAGACACCGCTGTCCGTGGCCAATCTGGCCGTCTCGCCGGTATCGGATCCGGATGAAATACTCAAACGTGCCCGCGAACTGTGCGACCGACTCGATACCGGCAACGGCGTCCTGGTGCTGACCGACATGTTCGGCTCCACGCCCAGCAATATCGCCTGCCGACTCTGCAATGACGCGCATCAGGTGCGCATTCTGGCCGGCGTCAACCTGCCCATGCTGATCCGCATCTTCAATTATCCCGCGCTCGATCTGGATGCGCTCATGGACAAGGCGCTGAGCGGCGGGCACGACGGCGTCCTCAACTGCCAGGAGGTCAGCAGGCATGGCAAAGACTGA
- a CDS encoding KdsC family phosphatase, which translates to MIFDVDGVLTDGRLFLGDDGQEYKAFNSRDGHGMRMLQASGVTLALLTGRRSQVVARRAADLGIEHVIQGRRDKLPAFEDLLTTLGLPPAAAAFVGDDLVDLPVIRRAGLGIAVADAAAEVRTHAHWVTARAGGQGAAREACELVMRAQGQYERLVATYLA; encoded by the coding sequence ATGATCTTCGACGTCGACGGCGTACTCACCGACGGTCGCCTGTTTCTCGGCGACGACGGCCAGGAATACAAAGCCTTCAATTCGCGCGACGGTCACGGCATGCGCATGCTCCAGGCCAGCGGCGTGACCCTCGCACTGCTTACGGGAAGGCGTTCGCAGGTCGTCGCCCGCCGCGCGGCCGATCTCGGCATCGAGCACGTGATCCAAGGCCGCCGCGACAAACTGCCGGCCTTCGAGGATCTGCTGACGACGCTCGGGCTACCGCCTGCCGCCGCCGCCTTCGTCGGCGACGACCTCGTCGACCTGCCGGTGATACGCCGCGCCGGGCTCGGCATCGCCGTCGCCGACGCGGCCGCCGAAGTCCGCACGCACGCGCACTGGGTGACGGCACGCGCCGGCGGCCAGGGTGCGGCACGCGAAGCCTGCGAACTGGTGATGCGCGCCCAGGGGCAGTACGAACGCCTGGTCGCGACCTATCTCGCATGA
- the lptB gene encoding LPS export ABC transporter ATP-binding protein, with protein sequence MSVLGASGLTKRYRGRDVLGGVSLEVGSGEIVGLLGPNGAGKTTCFYIIVGLIQPDSGRIHLNDQDITRFPMHARARMGVGYLPQEASVFRRLSVEANIRAVLELRDNLDPRAQNETLESLLDELQIGHIRASRGFSLSGGERRRVEIARALAADPAFILLDEPFAGVDPISVLDIQRIVRHLSDRDIGVLITDHNVRETLGICQRAYILSEGHVLAEGAPEDILHNQKAREVYLGQDFRL encoded by the coding sequence ATGAGCGTGCTCGGCGCCAGTGGCCTGACCAAGCGCTATCGCGGACGCGACGTGCTCGGCGGCGTTTCCCTCGAGGTCGGCAGCGGCGAAATCGTCGGCCTGCTCGGCCCCAACGGCGCGGGCAAGACCACCTGCTTCTACATCATCGTCGGTCTGATTCAGCCGGATTCGGGGCGGATACACCTCAACGATCAGGACATCACCCGCTTCCCCATGCACGCCCGCGCACGCATGGGCGTTGGCTATCTGCCGCAGGAAGCCTCGGTTTTCCGCCGCCTCAGCGTCGAAGCCAACATCCGCGCCGTACTCGAACTGCGTGACAATCTCGACCCCAGGGCACAGAATGAAACCCTGGAAAGTCTGTTGGATGAATTGCAGATCGGGCATATCCGCGCCAGTCGCGGCTTCAGCCTCTCGGGCGGTGAGAGACGACGCGTCGAGATTGCGCGCGCGCTGGCCGCCGACCCGGCCTTCATCCTGCTCGACGAACCCTTCGCCGGCGTCGACCCCATTTCGGTACTCGACATCCAGCGGATCGTGCGACACCTGAGCGACCGGGACATTGGCGTCTTGATTACCGATCACAATGTGCGTGAAACCCTCGGCATCTGCCAGCGAGCCTATATCCTGAGCGAGGGTCATGTGCTCGCCGAAGGCGCGCCGGAAGACATCCTGCACAATCAGAAGGCCCGCGAGGTCTATCTGGGGCAGGACTTCCGACTCTAA
- the ptsN gene encoding PTS IIA-like nitrogen regulatory protein PtsN, which yields MQIGELLTTERILSGADIHSKKRALEALSELLAQGGQVSSHEVFDTLLARERLGSTGLGHGVAIPHGRMTGLKETQAAFIKLSGGIDFDAPDQQPVDLLFALLVPEDSASEHLETLSRLAQLFSDPVAVQQLRTADGSEATLGLLSDWEARHAA from the coding sequence ATGCAGATAGGCGAACTTCTCACCACCGAGCGCATCCTCAGCGGTGCCGACATCCACAGCAAGAAACGGGCGCTGGAAGCACTGAGCGAGCTGCTGGCCCAAGGCGGGCAGGTTTCCTCGCACGAGGTCTTCGATACCTTGCTCGCGCGCGAACGCCTCGGCAGCACCGGCTTGGGCCATGGGGTGGCGATCCCCCACGGCCGCATGACCGGGCTCAAGGAGACGCAGGCCGCCTTCATCAAACTCAGCGGGGGCATCGATTTCGATGCCCCCGACCAGCAACCCGTCGACCTGCTGTTCGCGTTGCTGGTGCCGGAGGATAGCGCCAGCGAACACCTGGAGACGCTTTCCAGGCTGGCGCAGCTGTTCAGCGACCCGGTCGCCGTGCAACAGCTGCGCACTGCCGATGGCAGCGAAGCCACTCTGGGACTGCTCAGCGACTGGGAAGCCCGGCACGCCGCCTAG
- the hpf gene encoding ribosome hibernation-promoting factor, HPF/YfiA family, whose translation MQINLSGHHIELTDALRSYVSEKFQRLERHFDNMIDVHVILSVEKLRQKAEASLNLSGNQLFADAVSEDMYAAIDALVDKLDRQVIKHKEKTKDHHKAEATKRTAT comes from the coding sequence ATGCAAATCAATCTGTCCGGGCACCATATCGAGCTGACCGACGCCCTGCGCAGCTATGTGAGCGAAAAATTCCAGCGCCTCGAGCGGCATTTCGACAACATGATTGACGTCCACGTGATCCTCTCCGTAGAAAAACTGCGCCAGAAAGCCGAAGCCAGCCTCAATCTCAGCGGCAACCAGCTCTTCGCGGACGCCGTCAGCGAAGACATGTACGCCGCCATCGACGCACTCGTCGACAAGCTCGACCGGCAGGTCATCAAGCACAAGGAAAAAACCAAGGACCACCACAAGGCCGAAGCGACCAAACGCACGGCCACCTGA
- the hprK gene encoding HPr(Ser) kinase/phosphatase — MEANLSAAALYQALGKRLQLSWLSGRDGGVHQLSAADTHWGGATLVGHLNLVHPHCVQVLGSRECAYLRQLDDDAREQALRQMFNGESILIVIGGGEFPDERMIGLAEHAGIPLFASPLATQELISTLRYYLSETLAETATAHGVFMEVLGTGLLLTGDSNVGKSELALELITRGHRLVADDAPEFARITPDTLQGRCPMVLQDMLEVRGLGILNVRAMYGDNAIKLNKYLRLIIDLRHHHGGHHADEHRLYGITRTRRLLGVEIPVIEIPVAPSRNLAVLVEAAVRKHLLLQSGYDAADDLIQRQQERLGNQP; from the coding sequence ATGGAAGCCAATCTTTCAGCGGCTGCCCTCTACCAAGCGCTCGGCAAGCGCCTGCAGCTCTCCTGGCTGTCGGGACGCGACGGAGGCGTACACCAGCTGTCCGCCGCCGACACGCACTGGGGCGGCGCCACCCTCGTCGGACATCTGAATCTGGTGCACCCGCATTGCGTCCAGGTGCTTGGCAGTCGCGAGTGCGCCTATCTGCGCCAGCTCGACGACGACGCCCGCGAACAGGCCTTGCGGCAGATGTTCAACGGCGAAAGCATTCTGATCGTGATCGGCGGCGGGGAATTCCCGGACGAGCGCATGATCGGGCTGGCCGAGCACGCCGGCATCCCGCTGTTCGCCTCGCCACTGGCCACCCAGGAACTCATCAGCACCCTGCGCTACTACCTGAGCGAGACCCTCGCCGAAACCGCCACCGCACACGGCGTGTTCATGGAGGTACTCGGCACGGGTCTGTTGCTGACCGGCGACAGCAACGTGGGCAAGAGCGAGCTGGCGCTGGAACTGATCACCCGCGGCCACCGACTGGTCGCGGACGACGCCCCCGAATTTGCCCGCATTACCCCCGACACCCTGCAGGGGCGTTGCCCGATGGTGCTGCAGGACATGCTCGAGGTACGCGGCCTCGGCATTCTCAACGTGCGCGCGATGTACGGCGACAATGCGATCAAGCTCAACAAGTACCTGAGGCTGATCATCGACCTGCGCCACCATCACGGCGGCCATCATGCAGACGAGCACCGGCTGTACGGCATTACCCGGACCCGGCGCCTGCTCGGTGTCGAGATCCCCGTGATCGAGATTCCCGTCGCCCCCAGCCGCAACCTGGCGGTGCTGGTCGAAGCCGCGGTGCGCAAACATCTGTTGCTGCAATCCGGTTATGATGCGGCCGACGACCTGATCCAGCGCCAGCAGGAACGCCTCGGGAACCAACCGTGA
- the lptC gene encoding LPS export ABC transporter periplasmic protein LptC — protein sequence MNAQRLLTGAALAVTLLLGLWLARHVLPPPLKVAPLARGTDYSADDITLTQMRRDGQPRYRLRATHLAHTLPDRLTRLTDPVLVVYPEHGAPVTLRSPSAVLLPGDTVVRMPERVVITRQDAQGRTIRVISNDVTVDTRRQIATSPKPTRIEGPGYVTRGIGLDANFKQQVFDLLKDVNSVYTRPTAQP from the coding sequence ATGAACGCGCAGCGCCTGCTCACAGGCGCCGCACTGGCCGTCACCCTGCTACTGGGTCTGTGGCTGGCTCGACACGTGCTGCCGCCGCCGCTCAAGGTTGCCCCCTTGGCCCGCGGCACCGACTACTCCGCCGACGACATCACCCTGACCCAGATGCGCCGCGATGGGCAGCCACGCTACCGGCTACGGGCGACGCATCTCGCACACACCCTGCCCGACCGCCTGACCCGGCTGACCGATCCCGTGCTCGTGGTATATCCTGAGCACGGCGCGCCGGTCACGCTGCGCTCACCCAGCGCGGTACTGTTGCCCGGCGACACCGTCGTGCGCATGCCGGAACGGGTGGTGATCACGCGTCAGGACGCGCAGGGTCGGACGATTCGCGTGATATCCAATGATGTGACGGTCGACACGCGTCGGCAGATCGCGACCAGCCCGAAACCCACGCGCATCGAAGGCCCCGGCTACGTGACGCGGGGCATCGGCCTGGACGCGAATTTCAAGCAGCAGGTCTTCGACCTCCTAAAGGACGTGAACAGTGTCTACACCCGCCCCACCGCGCAGCCCTGA